Proteins from a single region of Primulina tabacum isolate GXHZ01 chromosome 5, ASM2559414v2, whole genome shotgun sequence:
- the LOC142546608 gene encoding LOW QUALITY PROTEIN: LOB domain-containing protein 41-like (The sequence of the model RefSeq protein was modified relative to this genomic sequence to represent the inferred CDS: deleted 2 bases in 1 codon): MRLSCNGCRVLRKGCSDNCSIRPCLEWIKTSDAQAHATVFLAKFYGRAGLMNLINAGPQHLRPAIFKSLLYEACGRIVNPIYGSVGLIWSGSWQLCENAVAAVLNGAPITRMATEAAETKSGPPLKLYDIRHVNKEENSMSGFGELHRVRARGRFKRVGKGKKIRVSVASVDESVNRSPSHESSLSHQSQAAEANVERGSLASAETTEADHITGAETKMYSGEGGARVAEGEIKLDLTLGLEPFKSTESKLRFSIGSAEDASGVCKMELGLV; encoded by the exons ATGCGGCTGAGTTGTAATGGATGTCGAGTACTGCGCAAAGGCTGCAGCGATAACTGCAGCATAAGGCCTTGCCTTGAGTGGATCAAAACTTCAGACGCACAAGCACACGCCACCGTCTTCCTCGCCAAGTTCTATGGCCGCGCCGGACTCATGAACCTCATTAATGCCGGCCCCCAACACCTCCGCCCCG CTATATTCAAGTCCTTGCTTTACGAAGCATGTGGGAGGATTGTGAATCCGATTTACGGATCGGTTGGGTTGATCTGGTCTGGGAGCTGGCAGCTGTGTGAGAACGCGGTTGCAGCGGTTCTGAACGGGGCTCCGATTACCCGAATGGCTACGGAAGCTGCCGAGACGAAAAGCGGGCCGCCGCTCAAGCTGTACGACATCAGGCACGTGAACAAGGAGGAAAACAGTATGTCCGGGTTCGGTGAGCTGCACCGGGTTCGGGCCCGTGGCAGGTTCAAGAGAGTTGGGAAGGGGAAGAAGATCCGGGTCTCGGTTGCGTCCGTAGACGAGTCGGTGAACAGGTCTCCGAGCCATGAGTCGTCTCTGAGCCACCAGTCTCAGGCTGCGGAGGCGAATGTGGAGAGGGGGAGCTTGGCTTCGGCTGAGACTACCGAGGCTGATCATATAACCGGAGCCGAGACGAAGATGTATTCCGGTGAAGGTGGGGCC AGAGTCGCCGAAGGTGAGATTAAGCTGGATCTGACTCTTGGTTTGGAGCCGTTTAAGTCGACGGAGTCGAAGCTGCGGTTTTCCATTGGCTCGGCTGAGGATGCAAGTGGGGTCTGTAAAATGGAGCTGGGTCTTGTTTAG